The Sphingopyxis sp. BE259 nucleotide sequence TCGTTGAATGCCCACAGATCCTCGATCGACCCGCCGCCGCGCGCGACGATCACCAGGTCAGGACGCGGCACCGGCCCGCCCGGCTCCAGCGCATCGAAGCCGCGAATAGCATTGGCTACCTGCGCCGCGGCGCCGTCGCCCTGGACCAGCACCGGCCACACGATGACATGCATCGGAAAGCGGTCGGCGAGCCGATGCAAGATGTCGCGGATCACCGCCCCGGTCGGCGAGGTCACGACCCCGATGACGCGCGGCAGCCGCGGAATATCCTGTTTGCGCGCCGCATCGAACAGCCCCTCGGCGCCCAATCGCGCCTTCAGCTTTTCGAACAGGAGCATCAGCGCGCCCTCGCCCGCGACCTCAAGCGTATCGACGACGAGCTGATATTTGGAGCGCCCCGGATAGGTGGTGAGCTTGCCGGTCGCGATCACCTCGATCCCGTCCTCGGGCCGGAAAGCGAGCCGTGCCGCCTGCCCCTTCCACATCACCATGTCGATCAGCGCGTTATCGTCTTTCAGCGCCGCATAAAAATGCCCCGACGCGGCGCGCTTGGTCCCCGACAATTCGCCGCGCACGCGGACGCGGGCAAAGCCATCCTCGACCGTCCGCTTGATCGCCGCCGACAATTGGCTGACCGACAGCGGCGGAACATTGTCGCCGGGCGCCGCCTCGGCTAACAGCCGCGCCGCGGGGTCGGTTTCGGACGCCGGATCGGGAAAAGGGACTGCCATGAATATCCTGCTGGTCGGCTCGGGGGGCCGCGAACATGCGCTGAGCTGGCAGTTGGCGCAATCGCCGTCTTGCCGCAAGCTCTATGCCGCGCCCGGCAATCCGGGGATCGAGGCCCACGCCGAATGTCTGGCGATCGCTGCCGATGATCTCGATGGCCTGATCGCCGCCTGCACCGCCCATGCAATCGATTTCGTCGTTGTCGGCCCCGAAGCGCCGCTGGTCGCGGGGCTCGCCGACCGCCTCCGCGCACAGGGCATCGCGGCCTTTGGTCCCGGCGCCGCGGCGGCGCAGCTCGAAGGATCAAAGGGCTTTACCAAGGATCTCTGCGCGCGCGCGAGCATCCCGACCGCGGCCTATGTTCGCGCGACCTCCGCCGCCACCGCGCTGGCGGCGCTCGACGATTTCACCGTCCCCGTCGTCATCAAGGCCGACGGCCTCGCCGCGGGAAAGGGCGTGGTCATCGCCGAAACGCGCGAGGAAGCCCAAGCCGCGGTAGCCGATATGTTCGACGGCGCGTTCGGCAGTGCGGGCGCCGCGGTGGTGATCGAGGAGTA carries:
- the xseA gene encoding exodeoxyribonuclease VII large subunit; its protein translation is MAVPFPDPASETDPAARLLAEAAPGDNVPPLSVSQLSAAIKRTVEDGFARVRVRGELSGTKRAASGHFYAALKDDNALIDMVMWKGQAARLAFRPEDGIEVIATGKLTTYPGRSKYQLVVDTLEVAGEGALMLLFEKLKARLGAEGLFDAARKQDIPRLPRVIGVVTSPTGAVIRDILHRLADRFPMHVIVWPVLVQGDGAAAQVANAIRGFDALEPGGPVPRPDLVIVARGGGSIEDLWAFNEEIVVRALADCRIPTISAVGHETDTTLADYAADRRAPTPTAAAEMAVPVRAELQELLATWNGRMIGAANRQQGLWSERLTALARHLPRREALYAPQRQRLDHGGERLDRSQRQRLAVVAERLATRGSALRTALLARRWDRDRARLEGLGRLLDSLDPRALLSRGYAMVRDAGGSIVTTAVRAQAAGYLRLHFADGEVPVVIAGGDEPLASAPPPPPTPRPARKPAAPPPKRGQGELF